From a region of the Geothrix sp. 21YS21S-2 genome:
- the gshAB gene encoding bifunctional glutamate--cysteine ligase GshA/glutathione synthetase GshB, with translation MHWTTPGYEELELSTQLVIREAQARGHAVEVLDAPSNFIRIRGAGRVEYLRQATRTSADTYVSPLIMENKKVTKLLLAEAGIRVPEGGDYASLEAAGADFPRWRSRGTVVKPNTTNFGIGVSMLPAPVSEAEYLKAVETALAADGTILVEELIPGREFRFLVIGDAVRAILHRVPARVLGDGRHSVAELIAEKNEDPLRGKGYRSPLEKLRTGPEEAAHLRLAGLTFASVPEAGREVELRPNSNISTGGDSLDFTDRIHPGYSELAVAAAAAVGARICGVDMLIEDVEREPSAATYGVIELNFNPALHIHDFPFEGENRRVERHVLDLLEL, from the coding sequence ATGCACTGGACTACGCCGGGGTATGAGGAACTGGAACTCTCCACCCAGCTCGTGATCAGGGAGGCCCAGGCGCGGGGCCACGCGGTGGAGGTGCTGGACGCGCCGTCCAATTTCATCCGCATCCGGGGCGCGGGGCGGGTGGAGTACCTCCGCCAGGCCACCCGCACCTCGGCGGACACCTACGTGAGTCCGCTGATCATGGAGAACAAGAAGGTCACCAAGCTCCTTCTCGCCGAGGCGGGGATCCGGGTTCCGGAAGGCGGGGACTACGCCAGCCTGGAGGCCGCCGGGGCCGACTTCCCGCGGTGGCGGTCCCGGGGCACGGTGGTGAAGCCCAACACCACCAACTTCGGGATCGGCGTCTCCATGCTGCCGGCGCCCGTGTCCGAAGCCGAATACCTGAAGGCGGTGGAGACGGCCCTGGCGGCCGACGGCACGATCCTCGTGGAGGAGCTGATCCCGGGGCGGGAATTCCGCTTCCTGGTGATCGGGGACGCGGTGCGGGCCATCCTGCACCGCGTGCCGGCGCGGGTCCTGGGCGACGGCCGGCATTCCGTCGCGGAACTGATCGCGGAAAAGAACGAGGACCCCCTGCGCGGCAAGGGCTACCGGAGTCCCCTGGAGAAGCTCCGCACGGGCCCCGAGGAGGCGGCGCACCTGCGCCTCGCCGGGCTCACGTTCGCGTCCGTGCCGGAAGCGGGACGCGAAGTCGAGCTCCGGCCCAATTCCAACATCAGCACCGGCGGCGACAGCCTGGACTTCACGGACCGGATCCATCCCGGCTACTCAGAACTGGCCGTGGCCGCGGCCGCGGCCGTGGGGGCCCGCATCTGCGGGGTGGACATGCTGATCGAGGACGTGGAGCGCGAACCTTCCGCCGCCACCTACGGCGTCATCGAGCTGAACTTCAACCCGGCCCTGCACATCCACGACTTCCCGTTCGAGGGCGAGAACCGCCGCGTGGAGCGGCACGTCCTGGACCTCCTGGAGCTGTGA
- a CDS encoding helix-turn-helix transcriptional regulator, with translation MDELVTIAAALGDPLRLKVLDLLAAGRSRPCCSPEHPDAPVWVCACDLAAELGGLAHSKLAYHLGQLRAAGLVREQRKGKWVYYAINEDALAAFTRNLFTRWGADRAKAGPGGEEGCPAAGCRPALET, from the coding sequence ATGGACGAACTCGTCACCATCGCGGCTGCCCTGGGGGACCCCCTCCGGCTCAAGGTCCTGGACCTGCTGGCCGCGGGCCGCTCCAGGCCCTGCTGCTCACCCGAGCACCCGGACGCCCCCGTGTGGGTGTGCGCCTGCGACCTCGCGGCCGAACTGGGCGGGCTGGCGCATTCCAAGCTGGCGTACCATCTCGGCCAGCTCCGGGCCGCCGGCCTTGTCCGGGAGCAGCGCAAGGGCAAGTGGGTCTATTACGCCATCAACGAGGACGCGCTCGCGGCCTTCACCCGGAACCTGTTCACCCGGTGGGGCGCGGACCGGGCCAAGGCCGGTCCGGGCGGGGAAGAAGGATGTCCGGCCGCGGGTTGCCGTCCGGCTCTGGAAACCTGA
- a CDS encoding ATP-binding protein, whose product MTLIPSSETLTVEFKSDRKGLPDHELVEALVGMANAEGGEVFLGVEDDGSPTGLHANHLGLGGLPGMVASLTRPPLAVQTELIEQGPVKVARITVSKAMRIVATAGGLVVRRQLRSDGKPENAPMYPGDYLTRQGDLGILDFSALPVETASADDLDPLERVRLRNMIELFRGDAALLNLDDQALDEALNLTVAQGGRQVPTVAGLLILGRERALKAHLSTHEAAFQVLDGTDVRVNAFMRWPLLKTFQYLDEQFALRYEEQELNSGLFRVPVPNFDRRGFREALVNALIHRDFTRLGTVHFVWENDGITISNPGGFPAGVNPDNILTVRPTPRNPCLADAIKRIGIAERTGRGVDLIFEGLLRFGRPAPDYSATGATAVVVKLFGGKADLAFLENVLTEEKRLGALLPLEALIVLATLKRDRRRGTADLARAMQRAEASARPVLERLVENGLVEAHGTTHRIYTLSSRLYRNSGQSAAYVRQSGIEPIRHEEMVLKLVETQGILRRADVMELCGLSPNQARKLLARLVESGRLQRDGKTRGATYQLAGPR is encoded by the coding sequence GTGACCCTGATTCCCTCCAGTGAAACCCTGACCGTCGAGTTCAAGTCCGACCGGAAGGGTTTGCCCGACCACGAGCTGGTGGAGGCCCTGGTCGGCATGGCCAATGCCGAGGGTGGCGAGGTGTTCCTGGGGGTCGAGGACGACGGGTCGCCCACCGGCCTCCACGCCAATCACCTCGGGCTTGGTGGACTTCCAGGCATGGTGGCCAGCCTGACCCGGCCGCCACTGGCGGTCCAGACCGAGCTTATCGAGCAGGGGCCGGTGAAGGTCGCCAGGATCACCGTCTCGAAGGCCATGCGCATCGTCGCCACCGCTGGCGGGCTCGTCGTTCGCCGGCAACTCCGGTCGGACGGCAAGCCAGAGAATGCGCCTATGTACCCCGGCGACTACCTCACCCGCCAGGGCGACCTGGGGATCCTGGACTTCTCCGCCCTGCCGGTGGAGACCGCCTCCGCGGACGACCTTGATCCCCTCGAACGGGTGCGCCTGCGCAACATGATCGAGCTGTTCCGGGGGGACGCAGCCTTGCTCAACCTGGACGACCAGGCCCTGGACGAGGCCTTGAACCTGACGGTGGCCCAAGGAGGAAGGCAGGTCCCTACGGTGGCCGGCCTCCTGATCCTGGGCCGGGAGAGGGCCCTCAAGGCCCACCTGTCCACCCATGAGGCGGCCTTCCAGGTCCTCGATGGAACCGACGTTCGGGTGAACGCATTCATGCGCTGGCCCCTACTTAAGACCTTCCAATACCTGGACGAACAATTCGCCCTGCGCTATGAGGAGCAGGAATTGAATTCCGGCCTGTTCCGGGTGCCCGTGCCCAACTTCGACCGGCGCGGCTTCCGGGAAGCCCTGGTGAATGCCTTGATCCATCGTGATTTCACCCGCCTCGGTACCGTCCATTTCGTCTGGGAAAACGACGGCATCACCATCAGCAACCCGGGCGGGTTTCCTGCGGGTGTGAACCCGGACAACATCCTCACCGTCCGCCCCACCCCGCGCAACCCCTGCTTAGCTGATGCCATCAAGCGGATCGGTATTGCTGAGCGGACAGGCCGGGGGGTGGACCTGATCTTCGAGGGGCTGCTCCGCTTCGGGCGGCCGGCGCCGGACTACTCAGCCACTGGGGCCACAGCCGTCGTCGTGAAACTGTTCGGCGGAAAGGCGGATCTGGCTTTCCTGGAGAACGTCTTGACGGAGGAGAAGCGCCTGGGCGCGCTCCTGCCCCTGGAGGCGCTGATCGTCCTGGCCACCCTGAAACGGGACCGGAGGCGTGGAACGGCGGATTTGGCCAGGGCCATGCAGCGGGCAGAAGCGAGCGCCAGACCGGTTTTGGAGCGCCTGGTGGAGAACGGCCTGGTCGAGGCCCATGGCACCACCCACCGGATCTACACACTGAGCTCGCGGCTCTACAGGAATTCCGGGCAGAGCGCCGCCTACGTCCGTCAGTCGGGGATCGAGCCAATCCGGCATGAGGAGATGGTACTAAAGCTGGTGGAGACCCAGGGCATCCTTCGCCGTGCCGATGTGATGGAGCTATGTGGTCTCAGCCCGAACCAAGCCCGAAAGCTTTTGGCGCGCCTGGTTGAATCGGGCCGCCTGCAGAGGGATGGGAAAACCCGGGGCGCCACTTATCAGCTTGCCGGCCCTAGGTGA
- a CDS encoding rhodanese-like domain-containing protein, producing METPDPKEAAQAGRVIQGLRFLAPGEALEALRRGALLVDLRMDELVAMKAFDVPEQIHICHSDLAGHLAGIPRDRLLILADSSGVYTKAAAATLRAAGIERIACLNGGMLAWDDAGLPLATDPAALLYGACPCVLKPRN from the coding sequence ATGGAAACCCCGGATCCGAAGGAAGCCGCCCAGGCGGGAAGGGTCATCCAGGGCCTTCGGTTCCTGGCGCCCGGGGAAGCCCTGGAGGCACTCCGGCGGGGGGCCCTCCTGGTGGACCTGCGCATGGATGAGCTGGTGGCCATGAAGGCCTTCGACGTCCCCGAGCAGATTCACATCTGCCATTCCGACCTGGCCGGCCACCTCGCCGGGATCCCCCGGGACCGCCTGCTGATCCTGGCGGATTCCTCGGGCGTCTACACCAAGGCCGCGGCGGCCACCCTGCGGGCGGCCGGGATCGAGCGCATCGCCTGCCTCAACGGGGGCATGCTCGCCTGGGATGATGCGGGGCTGCCCCTGGCCACCGATCCCGCGGCCCTCCTCTACGGGGCCTGCCCCTGTGTCTTGAAGCCGCGGAACTAG
- the modA gene encoding molybdate ABC transporter substrate-binding protein, which translates to MREVPSWTCRRAFNGALLLLTLLFAGCHRSRPEEPPTIAAAADLQFALEEIADRFRRDTGRTVRLSFGSSGNAARQIEQGAPFQLFLSADEAFVRLLAQSGRTLDEGTLYATGRIGIFVPAGSPLKADGTLQDLRAALEGARVQSFAIANPQHAPYGKRAQEALEKAGLWTAIRPRLVLGENVVQAAQFAVSGNAQGSIIAYSLASSPAFAGKGRFDLIPESFHQPLRQRMVLLRGAGATARAFHAYLQQPGARAILRRYGFLLPGERG; encoded by the coding sequence ATGCGCGAAGTTCCATCCTGGACGTGCCGGCGGGCTTTCAACGGCGCCCTGCTGCTGTTGACCCTGCTGTTCGCCGGGTGTCACCGCTCCAGGCCCGAGGAGCCCCCCACCATCGCCGCGGCGGCGGACCTCCAGTTCGCCCTGGAGGAGATCGCGGACCGGTTCCGGCGCGACACCGGGCGGACCGTCCGCTTGTCCTTCGGGAGCTCAGGCAATGCCGCCCGGCAGATCGAACAGGGAGCCCCGTTCCAGCTTTTCCTCTCCGCGGACGAGGCCTTCGTCCGGCTTCTGGCCCAGTCCGGCCGGACGCTCGACGAGGGCACGCTCTATGCGACCGGGCGGATCGGGATCTTCGTGCCGGCGGGCTCGCCCCTCAAGGCGGACGGGACCCTCCAGGACCTGCGGGCCGCGCTGGAGGGGGCCCGGGTTCAATCCTTCGCCATCGCCAATCCCCAGCACGCCCCCTACGGGAAACGGGCCCAGGAGGCGCTGGAGAAGGCCGGGCTCTGGACCGCCATCCGGCCCAGGCTCGTCCTGGGCGAGAATGTCGTCCAGGCGGCCCAGTTCGCCGTGTCCGGCAACGCCCAGGGCAGCATCATCGCGTACTCCCTGGCCAGCTCCCCGGCCTTCGCCGGCAAGGGCCGGTTCGACCTCATCCCTGAATCCTTCCACCAGCCCCTGCGACAGCGCATGGTGCTCCTCCGGGGGGCGGGGGCCACCGCGCGCGCCTTCCATGCGTACCTCCAGCAACCGGGGGCCCGCGCCATCCTGCGGCGCTACGGCTTCCTGCTGCCCGGCGAGCGGGGTTGA
- the modB gene encoding molybdate ABC transporter permease subunit, whose protein sequence is MDWTALGLSLRLAAWTVALLLPVGVLLGRFLARARFRGRSLVEAAVALPLVLPPTVLGYYLLVSFGARSPLGSLYASLAGRTLAFSFEGLLLASVLFNLPFAIQPMQRAFAAIPRSVLEAADCCGLSPWRRFRRIELPLAWPGILSALVVTFAHTLGEFGVVLMVGGNIPGETRTVAIAIYDRTQAFDPAGAGAMALALLLISMGAIALSYATTRGRDTHV, encoded by the coding sequence ATGGACTGGACCGCCCTGGGGCTCTCTCTGCGACTGGCGGCCTGGACCGTGGCCCTCCTGCTGCCCGTGGGCGTGCTCCTGGGGCGGTTCCTCGCCCGGGCCCGCTTCCGCGGCAGGAGCCTCGTGGAGGCGGCCGTGGCCCTGCCCCTGGTGCTGCCACCGACGGTGCTGGGCTACTACCTGCTGGTGTCCTTCGGCGCCAGGAGCCCCCTGGGCTCGCTCTACGCCTCGCTGGCCGGCAGGACCCTGGCGTTCTCCTTCGAGGGCCTCCTGCTGGCTTCGGTGCTCTTCAACCTGCCTTTCGCGATCCAGCCCATGCAGCGGGCCTTCGCGGCCATTCCAAGGTCGGTGTTGGAGGCCGCCGACTGCTGCGGCCTCTCGCCCTGGCGCAGGTTCCGGCGCATCGAACTGCCGCTGGCCTGGCCGGGGATCCTGAGCGCCCTGGTGGTGACCTTCGCCCACACCCTGGGCGAATTCGGGGTCGTGCTCATGGTCGGCGGCAACATCCCCGGGGAGACCCGGACCGTCGCGATCGCCATCTACGACCGTACGCAGGCCTTCGACCCGGCCGGCGCGGGGGCGATGGCGCTGGCGCTCCTGCTGATCTCCATGGGCGCCATCGCCCTCTCGTACGCCACCACCCGCGGCCGGGACACCCATGTCTGA
- a CDS encoding ABC transporter ATP-binding protein has product MSDPGLHVRAEQAGPIPLAAEFHCAPGEILALVGPSGAGKSTLLRAVAGLVRPARGRVSVGAETWFDSAEGIWVPTRRRRVGFVFQDYALFPHLTALENVLEATGGADREAQARHWLDRVHLQGLEARRPSRMSGGQQQRVAMARALARQPEVLLMDEPFSAVDRVTREKLYLELATLLRGLAIPMVLVTHDLDEAAMLASRMVVLSKGRTLQAGAPEQIMGAPRSVEVARLLGNRNILPAVVKAVNLEKGSLVLDWNGLDLMAAAGPGFVVGQPVTWVITPGDVVFRRPGYPEDRPAHTYVNGRIASLLRHGDLVRAVLEVQAPAAGHLEFSTSRHLAERGGLAPGAEARIALPAGRIRVFPEDPGPMP; this is encoded by the coding sequence ATGTCTGATCCGGGGCTGCACGTCCGGGCCGAGCAGGCCGGCCCCATCCCGCTGGCGGCGGAGTTCCATTGCGCCCCGGGTGAGATCCTCGCCCTGGTCGGGCCGTCCGGGGCGGGCAAGTCGACCCTGCTGCGTGCCGTGGCGGGCCTGGTCCGGCCGGCCCGCGGCCGCGTCTCGGTGGGCGCGGAGACCTGGTTCGACAGCGCCGAAGGTATCTGGGTGCCCACCCGCCGCCGGCGCGTGGGGTTCGTGTTCCAGGACTACGCGCTCTTTCCCCACCTCACGGCCCTGGAGAACGTCCTGGAGGCCACGGGCGGGGCCGACCGCGAGGCCCAGGCGCGGCACTGGCTGGACCGGGTCCATCTCCAGGGGCTGGAAGCCCGCAGGCCCAGCCGCATGTCCGGGGGCCAGCAGCAGCGGGTCGCCATGGCCCGGGCCCTGGCCCGGCAACCGGAAGTTCTCCTCATGGATGAGCCCTTCTCGGCGGTGGACCGCGTCACCCGCGAGAAGCTCTACCTGGAACTGGCCACCCTCCTGCGGGGCCTCGCCATTCCCATGGTCCTGGTGACCCACGACCTGGATGAGGCGGCGATGCTGGCCTCCCGCATGGTGGTGCTTTCCAAGGGGCGGACCCTGCAGGCAGGCGCCCCGGAGCAGATCATGGGAGCGCCCCGCTCCGTGGAGGTGGCCCGCCTGCTGGGCAACCGGAACATCCTGCCGGCGGTCGTGAAGGCGGTCAACCTTGAAAAGGGCAGCCTGGTCCTGGACTGGAACGGACTCGACCTGATGGCCGCGGCCGGACCCGGGTTTGTCGTGGGGCAGCCCGTCACGTGGGTCATCACCCCCGGGGACGTGGTGTTCCGCCGTCCCGGCTACCCGGAGGACCGCCCCGCCCATACCTATGTCAATGGCCGCATCGCCTCGCTGCTGCGCCATGGCGACCTGGTCCGGGCCGTCCTGGAGGTCCAGGCCCCCGCCGCCGGCCACCTGGAGTTCTCCACCTCCCGCCATCTGGCCGAACGGGGCGGCCTCGCGCCCGGAGCCGAGGCCCGGATTGCGCTCCCCGCCGGGCGAATCCGGGTATTTCCCGAGGACCCCGGTCCTATGCCTTGA
- a CDS encoding cytochrome c biogenesis CcdA family protein, which produces MTEWLQNLAGMMAQASAAKQLGIVFLGGLLTSMNPCVLVAAPLVVGFTGGTKEGRHHPMILSGAFVLGLAAAFTALGLVAALTGSLLGDIGWGWKALLGLILLVVGLHLLGAFSLPTPSHGFLVRFQGAGLVGAFIMGALTGTLSAPCATPALAAVLTIVALQKRILWGGVLLFVYAVGHVLLLFLAGASSGWASTYAESHFSKVMGRWLPRVMGLLLVGCAVWVLVLAWQAKAAG; this is translated from the coding sequence ATGACCGAGTGGCTCCAGAACCTCGCCGGGATGATGGCCCAGGCCTCTGCGGCCAAGCAGCTCGGGATCGTCTTCCTCGGCGGGTTGCTCACCTCCATGAATCCCTGCGTGCTCGTGGCGGCCCCCCTCGTGGTGGGCTTCACGGGAGGAACGAAGGAGGGGCGGCACCATCCCATGATCCTCTCAGGGGCCTTCGTGCTCGGCCTGGCGGCGGCCTTCACCGCCCTGGGCCTGGTCGCGGCCCTGACCGGCTCGCTCCTGGGCGACATCGGATGGGGATGGAAAGCCTTACTCGGCCTGATCCTCCTGGTCGTGGGCCTTCACCTGCTGGGCGCCTTCAGCCTGCCCACCCCCTCCCATGGCTTCCTGGTCCGCTTCCAGGGGGCCGGGCTTGTCGGAGCCTTCATCATGGGCGCCCTGACCGGGACCCTTTCCGCCCCCTGCGCCACGCCCGCCCTCGCCGCGGTGCTCACCATCGTCGCCCTCCAGAAGAGGATCCTGTGGGGGGGCGTCCTGCTCTTCGTGTACGCGGTGGGCCACGTGCTCCTGCTCTTCCTGGCCGGGGCATCCTCCGGCTGGGCCAGCACGTATGCCGAGAGCCATTTCTCCAAGGTAATGGGGCGATGGCTCCCGAGGGTCATGGGGCTCCTGCTGGTGGGCTGCGCCGTCTGGGTCCTGGTCCTGGCCTGGCAGGCGAAGGCCGCCGGCTGA
- a CDS encoding thioredoxin family protein — protein sequence MSLSRLGAFVFAASAALSAQVPALDPAGLTQVLKSGTWTVVEFGGPTCIPCKKMQPILAELQQHYGNRAQIRNFYVTEHIKEARAFQIMAMPTQVIFDASGREVARHVGFWEKGEFQAALAKAGLK from the coding sequence ATGTCCCTTTCGCGCCTCGGCGCCTTCGTTTTCGCTGCCTCCGCAGCCCTTTCGGCCCAGGTTCCCGCCCTGGACCCGGCCGGCCTCACCCAGGTCCTCAAATCCGGCACCTGGACCGTCGTCGAGTTCGGCGGGCCCACCTGCATCCCCTGCAAGAAGATGCAGCCCATCCTCGCCGAGCTCCAGCAGCACTATGGAAACCGCGCCCAGATCCGGAACTTCTACGTGACCGAGCACATCAAGGAAGCCCGGGCCTTCCAGATCATGGCCATGCCCACCCAGGTCATCTTCGATGCCTCGGGCCGGGAGGTGGCCAGGCACGTCGGCTTCTGGGAGAAGGGCGAATTCCAGGCTGCGCTCGCCAAGGCCGGCCTGAAATGA